The nucleotide sequence CTTTCAGCAACTCTAGCGTATAATCAAATAAACCGGTATTATCTGTCTTGAAATTGATGATACCATCTTTTTTGATCATTGGTTTGTACAATTCCAAAAACCGTGGACTGGTCAAGCGCTTCTTCTCATCACCATCTCTTGGTCTTGGATCAGGGAAAGTAATCCACAACTCACTGATTTCCCCTTCCGAGAAAAACTTGTCCAAATGTTCGATTTGCGTTCTGAGAAAGGCCACATTCTCTAGTCCCTCAGCTATGGCTATGGTGCTGCCCTTCCAAATCCTGGACCCTTTTATATCTACTCCTATGAAGTTCCTCTCACGATAGTGTCTGGCAAATCCTACGGTAAACTCCCCTCTTCCACAGGCCAATTCAACCACTATAGGATGATCATTTTGAAACTGTTCCTTATTCCAGTTTCCCTTAATCTTTTCAAAAATCTCTTTGCCCTCCTGAACTACGTTTCGGTTCTCTTCATTGGCCTTAAACCTGGCAAGCTTATTTCTACCCATTTTATAAATTATCAATTTCCGCGACCACAAAGGTACTTCCTCCCACAAAAATTAAGTCCTTTTTATCCGCTTTTTTTATCGCTTCGGCCAATGCTTTATTAACATCTTTAATCACGGCACCTTTTAATCCCTGCCTTTCCGCCTGTTCTTTCAACTGTTCTGCCTCTAAAGCCCTGGGGATGTTAGCTTGACAAAAAGTATAATCCGCATCTTTTGGCAACAATTCAAGCACTTTTGTAATGTCCTTGTCATTGACCATACCTAGAATCATATGCAACTTGCGGAAATCCATTTCCAGTATTTGGGACACAATCATCCCAATCCCATCAACATTATGGCCAGTATCACAATAGACCAAAGGTGCTTCCTGCAATTTTTGGAACCTCCCTTTCAAGCCTGTAATTTTTGATGCATGAGCCAATCCCTTTTGGATATGTTTATCCCCTATTGCAAGGCCTTGGTCTCTCAATAGCTCTATACACATTAAAACTCCAGCTAGGTTTTTGGACTGATACCTGCCTAAAAGATCAATTGAAACAAAGCTTTTCCTATTATTATTAAAAACCTGATATTCGGATAATAAACCATCATTAATTAAACCTTTAAATGAAACGAAATAATTCTCATCCGCAAAATATATTGGGGACGAACGTTCATTGGCAATTTCTGAAAAAACAGGTTTGGTTTCTTCTTGGCTTTGACTGATTACAACTGGTATTTTGGACTTAATTATTCCTGCCTTTTCAACAGCAATTTGTTCTAAAGTATTTCCCAAAAACTGGGTATGGTCCAAGCCAATATTGGTAATTAAACAGAGTTCAGGTTGTAGGACATTGGTGCTGTCCAACCTACCTCCCATCCCTACTTCCACCACAGCATAATCCACCTTTTCATCAGCAAAATGTTTGAATGCCAAGCCCACAGTCATTTCAAAAAAGCTTGGCTTCAATTCATCCAAATATCCTTTATGTTCAGCAACAAATTCTACGACCTTATCAGTTGAAATTTCTTTCCCATTAATCTTGATCCTCTCCGTAAAAGACTTAAGATGTGGAGAAGTATAAAGCCCTACTTTATACCCTGACTCCTGTAATACCGCAGCAATGGCATGAGAAGAACTTCCCTTGCCATTGGTTCCAGCCACATGTATAGATTTGAATTTATTTTGGGGATTTCCCAAATGTTCACAAAGCTTTATGGTATTGCTTAGATCTTTCTTAAAGGCTGCTGCACCAATTCGCTGGAACATGGGCAAGGCATTGAACAGATAGTCCAACGTTTCCTGATAATTCATGTTCTATTAATCTACTTTGATAATAAAGGTAATTTTCCCTTCAGAATATTCAGCGGTTGGGTTGCCGCTTTTTCTTTTAAAATTAAGCTTATTGACCACGCCTCTATAATAGGCCAATACTTCATTGGTCACATTATATTCCAAAGGTATGGCTTGGGCAATGCGACCATTATCATCTACTACTATTTTAAAAACTATTCTACCACTTCTGTTAGAAACCCTGTCCTGAATATTAGGCTTGCTGGCAAAATCCCAGCCTGCTAGGTCCAAATTATAACCAGATCCATTTCCTGCATTACCTCCGCCTGACTGCAAAATGGAACGACCGTCAATGGTCCCTTCAGGATTTCCCTCATCACCTTTTTGAGTAGAATTTCCTTGATTACTTCCTGCTGAAGCTTGAGTACTGGTCCCTTTGTTTCCTGCTGCGCCAAAAATAGCCCTTTGATCAATCTTAGGCTTTTCTTCTACCTTCTCCTCAATCTTTTCTTCAACTTTCTCTTCGTTCTTTTCAACCGGTTCGGTAACAGGCTTAGTACTTTCTTCCGGCTTATTGGTTTCCTTAACCGCCTCAGTAGTCTTCTCAGCCCCCTTTAATGGACTTGCCACATTTGATTTGGTTTCAAGGCTGCTTTTAGATTCAGAAGGCTTGGGCTTAGTAGCAGGTTCAGGCTGTGGCTGTACCGCTGGTTGAATAGGCTCTGTTACCTGCTCCACAGGATTTCCCGGTGCGGGACTATCAGTATTGATTTCTGTACTTTCAGAAGGCGGAGTATCTGTTTGTTCATTACCACTTCCAGTATCGGTAAATCCAAGGTTCAATTCAAGCCCAAATTGGGCCATAGGGGGCACAGGCGGTCTCCAGACCACAATAAAGTAAATAGCCACCAAGACCAGTACATTAACTATAATGGTAATAATGGTAGCTTTCTTTTTACTGTCCAGCTCTTCCTTATTGATACCCTCTACTTCCATTCTTATTATTTGTAAGGTTTAGTAGCAATGGAAACATTAGCTTCCAATAATGCCGCTATACCTCCTATTTCAACCAGGTATTCCACAGGTACTTCCTTGTCAATATGCAAAACAACCTGTCCATCCTTACCTTTTAATAACTTGGTTAATTCACTTTTAATTTCCTCACGACTGATAATTTTGTCGTTAACGGAATATTTCAAGTCTTTGGTAACAGTAACAGTTACTTCCTGCATCACAATATCTGATGCCTCACTACTTGGTAGGTTTACAGGCAATCCTGAAGGGGTGATAAAGGAAGAAGTAAGCATAAAGAAGATCAACAACAGAAATATAATATCTGTCATAGAAGACATACTAAACGCCGCATCTACCTTATGTTTGGATTGTAGTGCCATATTATTTTTTGTCCTGCAATAAATCCATAAATTCCACAGTAGTATATTCCATATTGTGGATCAATTTCGATACTCTTGTTACTAGATAGTTATAGCCTAAATAGGCAATAATACCGACCACCAAACCAGTTGCAGTGGTAATCATGGCCTCATAAATACCTGTCGAAAGCAATTTAGGAGAAACCATTCCTTCTTCTTGGGCCACACCTATAAACGCCCTGATCATCCCTGCCACGGTACCCAAGAAACCAATCATAGGCGCAGCACCAGATACAGTAGCCAATAAGCTGAGGTTTTTCTCCAGCTTATATATCTCTATCTTACCAACATTTTCGATGGCCACTTCTATATTTTTGAGCGGGCTTCCTATCCTATCCAAGCCTTTGGCAATCATATTGGCCACAGGAGTATCTTCTCCCTGACAAATCATTTTTGCCCCACCAATATCACCGGTCTGTACCATCATCTTCACTTGATCTACCATTCCCTTAGGTGTCTGGGCTGCCTTTTTCAAGGTAATCAACCTTTCCACAAAAATAAATATTGCCAAAACAAATAAAGCATATAAGGGCAACATCATATAGCCCCCTTTAATCATCAAATCCATTAGGCCAATACTTTCAGTACTGCTTTCCATCACGGAAAGGGAATCCGCAACCAACGAATCATTGGTTGATAAAGTCTGTAGTAATATCATATTAGTATTTAAAAACCCATAAAGTTTCTTCAAAATTGGCCTGTTCTTCGTTGATCAGGGCCGTGGCATCTACCACATTGTCAAAATCCGCTATGGCCAACTTATAAAACGATGAACCATAGCCTGGTTGTATAATATAGGTGTTATATCCTTTTGTGTTTAATCTGTCTGAAAAGTCCTTTGCCAAATCCCCATCGATGAATGCACCAACCGTAACCAAATACCTTGGGCTGTCACCCTTTTCACTGATTCGTGTGAGACTCGGTGCTTCAGGTGCTGATTCAACCGGATCCGCAGGAACTTCTTCTACAACTTCTTCTTCTACATTTTCCGGTTCGCTTGGACTAATTGGTTCGGCATCTTGAGTTAAATAAGATTCAACATCTTTACTATCTCCATCACCTGTGAAATAATAAATTGAATAACCAATTACACCCAACAAGAAAATAAGTAAAATGATTATCCAGGCCCTGCTACCACTCTTTTCTTCCTTTTCTTCAGAGATTGATTTACTTGTTCCAGCACTGGTGGCAGCAACCGGAACTGCCTCATTTTTCTCTTCTTTAGGCTCAGGTTTTTCTTCTTTAGCTTCCACCTTTTCCTTTTGGGAGCTTGTCACTGGAATTGCAGCAGGAGGAGTTTCCTTCTCCTTCTCTACAGGTTCCGTGGTTTGCTCCTTTTCTATTTTCTTCTCTGGAACTGGCGTTACTTTAGGCTCAGGTTGCTCTTCTTCGCTAGAAATAGGAGTGATTTTAATTTCTGGCAAACCAAAATCCTTATCCTCTTCTTTTCTTTTTGAATGTTTATCCTGATCCTTTTTAGCCATTATATTCTTTTTTATCGGTGGATTAAATTGCTAAGCTAAGATAAAACCTGCAATTACTCAATAAAGCCATAAGTAATAATTACGCTTAAATATTTGCTTTAAATCAACCTAAAACTTAAAGGTCAAACCACCAATCCCTTGAATTCCACGGGATTGATAATTCCAATATCTTTCATTTTTTTGGTTCAATAAATTATTGCCATGGGCAAACACGGAAAACCTATCAGTGATTTTATAATCTACCTTAGCATTTAAATCAATGATCGGGCTAAGCGTATCTATATTATCAGCTCCAGTGAAGTTAATCACGTCGATCCCACCCATCATATCCAATCCAGCTTGTATTAACCACTTGTCATCTGGTGTGAACGTATTATGCACATTGATTTCCCACTTTGGCTTTTGCCATGCTCCTGTTTCGAAATCTGTATTTTCATCATCCTCAAACATATAATGATAATAATTGGCAGAAGCATTGATTTGATATTGACTTCCAAAACTATATCCGAGTGAACCGGTATAGTTTAATACCTGGGTATCATCATAAACGATTTGGAACCTAGTGCTATCATTCATACTGTTTCCGTAGAAGTGCATATTTTCATAATCGCCATAGGCTACTCCCAACTTATAAGTGAAAGCATCTTCAACACTACCTCTGATTCCCCCCTCAGCCTTAAATTTCTGTATGGTATTTAACAGCTGCTCGCTTGGTCCCAAATAGGGATTTTCCAAAGCAAAACCATAATAAGTATTTCTCTTTACATCACCTATATAACTTGCATACAAGGCAAATTCCTCTTGGAGATTATAACTCGCTTCAATGCTTGGAAAAATATGAAAATCATTGCCTTTATCCGCATAAACATCATTCTCTACTACCAAATTAGCTCCAGCTTTAACTTCAAAACTCTCGTTTTGATATTTCACATAAGGCGAGAATTTCACATAATTCCTATTTATATCTGAATAGGTAATATCTGAAGGAGAAGTTAAAAAGGCTGCTAGATCAACTCCTGCCTTAGTTTCATCATTGAAATTATAATAGGTTTTTCCAGAAAAATTAATTTCATGCTCCCTAGCATCATAGTCATCATTGAAAAGCCTTGCTCCCAATTTCAACTCATAGTTAACTGGATCATCCTTTTCAATATTCCTAATTCCTGCTTGACCATAAATTGTATGAAACAATTGTTGAATTTCATCTGCAATAACCTCTGTGCCTGGTGTGTATCCATAAAAATGGTACCTGTCCCTATCATAGCCTAATTTACCGAACACCTCGAAAAATTCAGAAAAGTAACTTGCACTTAAACGGAAATTGGTATGATCCTCTGCTGAGTTTTCCTTATCTACTGGCCCTTCATAAAATCCCAGATGTTTTAAGAAAAGACCAAAATTGAGATAATCACTTTCTACATTATTAATATGAAGTTCCGCCAAAGGTGACTGGTAATTTCCATAACCCAATTTTACCAAACCATGATTGAGGGCTTGAGTAGTAGAAGAAAATCTTTTTTGATAAGGCTTCAATTCAGAAATGCTCGGATCCAAAGTGAAAAAGAAATCCCTCACATCATAATTGAAGTTACCTTGTCCCTCTGGCTGTGGCAAATTAGGTGCGCTTTCAAAATTCCTTGGCCTTGTGGGCAAATTCAAAATACGATCCTTTCTAATGACAAATTCCGCATTGGTAACCTCACCGCGTTCATTGCCCTTATTCTCTTGGGCAAAGCTCAAAGAGGCAGTACCAATCAACAATAAACATATAATAATCAATGATTTATTCATCTCTATTTCAATAGTTTGTTCAAGCAAAAATTATTGAATCGTAACTAATAATTCTTGGGCTTCTTTCTTAATTTCCTCATTTTCAGAATTCTCAACAATAGACTCCAAGGTGGCCTTTGCTTGGAAATTCTCATTCAAGGCAAGGTAATTTTGGGCCAATAGTAAGAAGCATTTACCATACCAATAATCATAGACCGCATATTTATTTGAAAAGCTAAATATGGTTTCATTGGATTGGGTATAATTTTCTGCATCTTTCAATGATGAAGCCAATAAATAAAGGGCCTCAGCTCCTTGGATTGATTCACTTTCATTGATCAGCGCCATTAATTCATCCTGCGCACCTGCTGTATTGCCCGTTTTGATCAGGGATTTAGCTTTGATCAACTGAGCATTGGCTTGGGCATCTGTGGTGATATCCCCCAAGGCAATGACTTTGTCTGCAAAGAAACTAGCTGAATCAAAATTGCTAATCTCATAATATGCCGTCATCAGTCCTTTGAAAGCTTCATATTCTTCAATCCTGTCCCTGGCCACCTTTGCACTGCTTAAGAAATAAGGTATTGCTTTTCTATATTGCTTATTCTCAAGCTCAATCTCCGCAATTTTTTGAATGGCCTTGGATCTATGGCTTGAAGCTCCCATTTTTTCCAAATCATAGAAAGTTACCAAAGCTTTTTCCTTTTGACCTGAACGATAATAGGCATCTCCCATAAAGAAATAAGCTTCCTGTTTATTCCCAGAATTAGGATAGGCTTTCAAATAGTTATCAAAGGCTTGGATGGCCTGCTGATAAGACTGGCTAAAAAACAGGTTCTTTGCAGATTCAAACTCTACACTTTGTAAGCTTTCATTACTTGGATTGGCTTTCTTGTATTCAGACAGGTAATTGGAAAATTCTCCAGAGCGTCCCTGAAGCGTAAGTGCCTCCTGCAAACCGACCAAAGCTGCGTCAGCATTACTTGAGTTAGGATATTTGTTCAATATTCTTTGATAATCATTAATGGTTTGATCATAATTCTTCAATGAATAATTGGCTATCGCCCTGCCTTCCAAAGCAAAAGGTACAAATGGGCTATTGGGACTCTGATCGATCAAGGCAGAAAAACCATTTCTGGCTGCTTGGTAATTGGACTCTTCCATATTGATCTGGGCTTTCTGGAAAATTACATCATCCCTATATAGACTATTAGGGTATTTACTGATGGCCTTGTCCAATTCTGCAATGGCCTCTCTATTTCTGTTTTGGAAATTAAGCACCACACCGGCCATGTAATAAGCATAATCTTCGGATTTGTTCCTCTCAGTGATGGCCCTTCTAAATGTATTCAAGGCATCGTCAAATTTCTTCTGAATATAATAAGTGTCACCTAATCTGATCAGCGCATCATCATAATATCCATTGATATCAGTTTTCTTAATTTGCCTGATATAATTATTGAATTGCTTTTCTGCCTTAGCATATTGTTTGGTATTAAAATACGCATAACCCAAACCATAATAACTTCTGATCAATGCCGGATCCAGTGAAGTCAAACGCATATTGACTACCTGCTCATAAGACTTGATGGCCTGATTCAGATTACCATCTGCAGCATAAGCCTCCGCCTTCCAATAAAAAGCCTCATGAACAATAGTTTTGTCTATAGGATAGTTAATGGACTTATCAAAATAGGTAATGGCATTTTTATATTGCTTGTTTCTATAATAAGTCACACCTTGAAAATAGGTCACCTTCTGATAGGCCGCTCGAATCCTCGGTGACTTATCCTGCATCCCTTCTATATGGCTAATGGCCCTCAAATAATTATTGGTATTGATCAAGGCATCACTTAACAAGTTTTCTGCTTCGGCCCTATTGGCCCCCCTTGGATATTGATTTAAATAATTATCCAAAGCATTTACTGCTTCCTGAAAACTGCCTTTTTCCAAGCTTAGCTTAGCATAGTTGAATAACGATTCCTCTTGTATGGCGGCATCATAGGTACTTTTATAAGCCGCATTAAAACTTGTAGAGGCAAATTGTGGATTGTTTAACTTCAAATAGGAATGTCCCAAATAATAACTCGAAACTTGCCCCAACCGGTCTTTTTCCAGAGCCACCTTCTTAAAATAATTTGTCGCTTCCTGATATTTCTGTACTTTGAATTGTGCGACCCCGGCCTTGTACATTTGCTCACGGCTCATCTCTCCTCCTCCAGCTTTTGTAAAAGCGTCATAATAGGTCGCTGCATTGGTAAAATCCCTTCTTTCAAAATAGGCTTCTGCCATTAAAAGATAAATTCCGCCTTTACGGTCAAGGTTGTTCCTGGATTGAGTTATTGGTGTGGCATAAGCAATCAGCTCATCATATTGCTTTTGTCTGTAATAAAGCTCAGAAAGCATATAAGGCACTTTGCTTTGATAGACTTGATACCTGTCTGCTTGTTTAAAATCCGCAATGGCCTGATCATATTTTCCCTGCTGAAGGGCTACATAACCTCCATAGTAATATCCATCAGCAGTATAGGAAGTCTGCATCTTCTTAACCGGATCAAAATACCTTGCCGCATTGGCATAATCTTTCAGCTGAAAATAAGCGTACCCTGTCTTGAAATAAACCTTGGAGCGCTCTTCCAAACTGATCACATCGACATTGACCTTATTATAATGTCCAATCGCATCCTTATAATGACGCTTTTCAAAATAATAATCACCCAGTAAAAACGCCGCTTCATTGGCTTTGGGGTCAGTGGGATAATTGTTGGTGATGTTTTCTACAAGAGATGGGCCATCCGGATTGTCTGTTCTCAAAGCTGACACAGCGTGGTAATAGTCTACATCAATACGCTGTGAAGGGCTTAAATCTTCATCTTTTAGGTTTTCAAACTCCAGTTTTGAAGCACTGTATTGGTGTTTATCAAAAAGCTCAAAGGCATCATCTATCTTCTTGTCAATACCTGATTGGTATAAGCTTGATTGGGCATTGACCTGATAAATACAGCCGGTGGTCAGCAATAATAGTAATGTCTTTCTCATGGTAAAGTTCGCAAACTAATGCATCAATTTGAATATGAGTTCTTTAAGAATTTCCGCCTCACTCATTCCATTGGCATCGATACCCTTAGAACGTAAATCCGCTTCTTTCAAATATCCTATATTATCAATAACCTTGCCTATTGGATAGTTTTTCGAAGCAATCATATATTCTTTCATAAAAAAAGGATTGACTTTTAGCTTACCTGCCAGCTCCCTTTCTCCTAGTTTCCTATTGGAATGCACCAATAACAGCCTGGAAAAATGCAGGTATAAAAGGGCTATTATAGGAATCAATGGGTTTGACTTAGGGTTTTGACTAAAATGGTTAATGATCTTATTGGCCTTCAATACATCCCTAAAACTCAAAGCTTTGGTCAGCTCAAAATTATTATAATCCTTGTTGATCCCGATATATTGTTGGATATGATTACTGTTGATCTGAATAGGTTCACTAAAATTGATCAACATCTTGTCTATCTCATTGGTCAACACTTCGAGATTGTTACCAATAGATTCAGCAATGATCTGACAGGCCTTTGGTTCTATGGTAAAATCCTTACTTTTCAGATAGCCATCTATCCAAGGCGATAGTTTGTATTCAGGGACCTTATCAGATTTTACCAAGACTGCTTTCTTATCCAAATCCTTGGCTAGGGCTTTCCTTCCATCCAATACCTTGTATTTGTGCGCAAACACCAATATGGTACTTGGCAAAGGATTGGACAAATAATTGATCAGTAGACTGTCACCTGCTTCCTTTCCTAAGTCTGGTAAGTTTTGTGCCTCTTTGACGATGACTACTTGGCGTTCTGCCATCATGGGAAACCGTCTGGCATTGGTCAACACTTGGTTCATGCTAGCATCCTTACCATACATCATGATTTGGTTAAATCCCTTTTCATGTTCTGGAATAGCGTGCTTTTCAATATAATTGGTAATCTGATCTATAAAATAAGGCTCGTCTCCCTGTAAAAAATAAACGGGAGCATATTTCCCGCTTTTCAACTCCTTTAAAACTGCTTCAGGTTGGTTTGGCATAATTCTATATTTCTACTCAAATATAAAAATTATTGGCATGATAGAAATAATATACAGCCATTATACTATGATATTTAACAATTAAACAAAAGTCAACACACATGAATAAAATTCAATTAAAAATGTAATGAATTTCAGTAGGGAATAAACTTCTTCATGACATAGCCTGTTAAGTATAATGTTATTAATTTTGAACAAAATAAAAAAACAAATACATCGTGAGTGATATTAATCAGGGTATCTCCTATTATAAAGAAGGTAAATTTGAAGAGGCATTGGTTATTTTCGATCAGTTGATCAAGCAAAGCCCAAAGGAACCGATTCTACTGCTTCATAGGGGAAGAATCCTTTCCAGGCTTGGAAAACTTGAAGCTTCCTTGACAGATTTTGACCTGCTTATTGAAATAGACAATTTCAATCCGGATTATATCAGTGACAGGGCCGTAGTACTTCATTTGATGAAAAGAAATGAAGATGCCTTAAAGGAATTGGACAGGGCACTGAATCTGGACCCTAATAATCCTTACAGGTACTCGAGCCGCGCTTTTCTGAAAGACCGTGCCGGAGATTTAGAAGGAGCTATTGCTGATTATGAAAAGGCCATTGAGCTAGATCCGGAAGATGCAGTTTCTTACAATAATAAAGGACTTGTTGAAGAGAAATTGGGTTACAAGAAACAATCCAAATCCAGTTTTCAAAAAGCTGATGATTTGATAGGCTATCAACCCAAAGAATATAAAAGCACCGCGACACCAAAAGAAAAAGAGCACAAAGACCAGTCACCGCCAATCACTTCTTCTAAACAGGATGAAGAAAGGGCCAACAAGTCTATTTCATTTAAAGATTACTGGAAAACCGTTGCCAAGGTTCTTGGTGATAAAAACACAAGGACTGAGTTTTTTGATTTTATCAAATCAAAATTCGGAAATAAAAAGTAATCAAACCTTTTTGACGACCAGAAGTGGTTTATTGATAAAATAAGACATCTTTCTTGACAAATTACTTGTAAAAAGCTGGTCAAACCAGCTTTTTTTCTTGCTCAGAGTTACCAAAATGTCCCCTTTGGCAACGACCAAATAATTCTCCAGTCCCAAGCTAGGCTCATCACGATAGGTCTTCAATACATAACTCATTTTTTCGTAGCGAATAAATGGCTTGATCTCTTCAACCATGGTTTGGTGTAAGGCTTTATCTATGATTTTATTCTTTGTTCCCACATGGACAATATCAATTTCACTATCAAAATGGCCAGCCATTTCCACTACTTTTTGAATGGCCAGCTTATCCTCCTCTAAATAGTCCGTTGCATAAACAAATTTTCTTGGGGGCTTAAAGAATACCTTGCGGGGAACGATCAATACATCCCGGTCAGCTTGGTCAATCACCTGACTTGACCGAGATCCTATAAAATTGGTTTTGATATCATTCACACCCTCTGTCCCCATGATAATCAAATCAATATTTTGCTCCTCAGCATATTTAATGATCACGGGAACAGTCTTCCCTTCCCTGATTTCCGCTTTACATGAGTTAATCCCTTTGTCTGAGCATTCTAGCAGTACCTCATTGACCAGATTATCCATCTTCTTTTGGACAAAGTCCAGAAGCTCTTCCTTTGGTTTACGGAAAAGCTTCCTGTAATCATCCATATCAGGAACATGAAACAGGGTTAAATCTGCATGGTATTTTTCAGCCATTTTTGCCGCATACTCAATAGCATTTAAAGAACATTCCGAAAAATCTGTAGGACATAAAATTTTAAAAGTACTCATATAAAATCGGGGTTTATTTATTAATAACCTCTTTCACGGTCAATCTGATTGACCAATGGTCTATTTTCTTTCAGTCTCCTATAATTCTCAATTATCTGAGGAGCCGCTGCCTTAGGATTGGTTACACTGGCTATATGTGGAGTAAAAGTAATTTTAGGATGTCTCCAAAACTCATGTCCTTCCGGTAAGGGTTCCTTCCTGAAAACATCCAATAGTGCCCCAGAAAGTATGCCTTCATCTATGGCAGGAATCAAATCCTCTTCTATGAGGTGCTGCCCTCTCGCCACATTGATCAAGTAGGTACCTTTATTACACTTCCTAAATAAATCTGCATTTAAAACCCCATCCGTTTGCGGTGTCAAAGGTAGTAAACAAACCAATACATTGATCTGTTTGAGAAATTCTCCCAATTGATCACCATAGAAGTACGGAAATTTAAAATTTTTCTTTGGCCTATTTCCATAACCCAACACCTCAAAGCCCATATAATCCAATTTGTCCAAAACATCTCCTCCCAATTCACCTACTCCTAGCACACCGATTTTGACGGGTAGTTCAGGCTGATTCATATCCCATTTCTGGTTTTCCTTATCTGCCAAAAACCGTTGAATTTGACGATGGTAATTTAGCACCCCCATCACCACATAATTGGTCATGGAAAAAGTCAGTTTGGGATCCACGATCCTACAAATTGCAATGGATTTGTCTATATTTTCGTCACCTAAAATATGATCCACCCCGGCTCCCATTGAGCAAATTAATCTTAAATTTTTGAATTGGGCCAGAGTTCCCTTAGGATGCTGCCATACCATGGCCACAGTTACTTCATTTGGATGCCTAATTTCCGGATAAATCTCCAAGGAAATATCCGGCGCTTCCTTTTTGAATATTTCTAACCAAGGACTTATATCTCTGCTCGGGGAAATAATTGCTAAAC is from Echinicola marina and encodes:
- a CDS encoding universal stress protein, producing the protein MSTFKILCPTDFSECSLNAIEYAAKMAEKYHADLTLFHVPDMDDYRKLFRKPKEELLDFVQKKMDNLVNEVLLECSDKGINSCKAEIREGKTVPVIIKYAEEQNIDLIIMGTEGVNDIKTNFIGSRSSQVIDQADRDVLIVPRKVFFKPPRKFVYATDYLEEDKLAIQKVVEMAGHFDSEIDIVHVGTKNKIIDKALHQTMVEEIKPFIRYEKMSYVLKTYRDEPSLGLENYLVVAKGDILVTLSKKKSWFDQLFTSNLSRKMSYFINKPLLVVKKV
- a CDS encoding tetratricopeptide repeat protein, producing MSDINQGISYYKEGKFEEALVIFDQLIKQSPKEPILLLHRGRILSRLGKLEASLTDFDLLIEIDNFNPDYISDRAVVLHLMKRNEDALKELDRALNLDPNNPYRYSSRAFLKDRAGDLEGAIADYEKAIELDPEDAVSYNNKGLVEEKLGYKKQSKSSFQKADDLIGYQPKEYKSTATPKEKEHKDQSPPITSSKQDEERANKSISFKDYWKTVAKVLGDKNTRTEFFDFIKSKFGNKK
- a CDS encoding 2-hydroxyacid dehydrogenase; its protein translation is MSLAIISPSRDISPWLEIFKKEAPDISLEIYPEIRHPNEVTVAMVWQHPKGTLAQFKNLRLICSMGAGVDHILGDENIDKSIAICRIVDPKLTFSMTNYVVMGVLNYHRQIQRFLADKENQKWDMNQPELPVKIGVLGVGELGGDVLDKLDYMGFEVLGYGNRPKKNFKFPYFYGDQLGEFLKQINVLVCLLPLTPQTDGVLNADLFRKCNKGTYLINVARGQHLIEEDLIPAIDEGILSGALLDVFRKEPLPEGHEFWRHPKITFTPHIASVTNPKAAAPQIIENYRRLKENRPLVNQIDRERGY
- the holA gene encoding DNA polymerase III subunit delta, which translates into the protein MPNQPEAVLKELKSGKYAPVYFLQGDEPYFIDQITNYIEKHAIPEHEKGFNQIMMYGKDASMNQVLTNARRFPMMAERQVVIVKEAQNLPDLGKEAGDSLLINYLSNPLPSTILVFAHKYKVLDGRKALAKDLDKKAVLVKSDKVPEYKLSPWIDGYLKSKDFTIEPKACQIIAESIGNNLEVLTNEIDKMLINFSEPIQINSNHIQQYIGINKDYNNFELTKALSFRDVLKANKIINHFSQNPKSNPLIPIIALLYLHFSRLLLVHSNRKLGERELAGKLKVNPFFMKEYMIASKNYPIGKVIDNIGYLKEADLRSKGIDANGMSEAEILKELIFKLMH
- a CDS encoding tetratricopeptide repeat protein, whose amino-acid sequence is MRKTLLLLLTTGCIYQVNAQSSLYQSGIDKKIDDAFELFDKHQYSASKLEFENLKDEDLSPSQRIDVDYYHAVSALRTDNPDGPSLVENITNNYPTDPKANEAAFLLGDYYFEKRHYKDAIGHYNKVNVDVISLEERSKVYFKTGYAYFQLKDYANAARYFDPVKKMQTSYTADGYYYGGYVALQQGKYDQAIADFKQADRYQVYQSKVPYMLSELYYRQKQYDELIAYATPITQSRNNLDRKGGIYLLMAEAYFERRDFTNAATYYDAFTKAGGGEMSREQMYKAGVAQFKVQKYQEATNYFKKVALEKDRLGQVSSYYLGHSYLKLNNPQFASTSFNAAYKSTYDAAIQEESLFNYAKLSLEKGSFQEAVNALDNYLNQYPRGANRAEAENLLSDALINTNNYLRAISHIEGMQDKSPRIRAAYQKVTYFQGVTYYRNKQYKNAITYFDKSINYPIDKTIVHEAFYWKAEAYAADGNLNQAIKSYEQVVNMRLTSLDPALIRSYYGLGYAYFNTKQYAKAEKQFNNYIRQIKKTDINGYYDDALIRLGDTYYIQKKFDDALNTFRRAITERNKSEDYAYYMAGVVLNFQNRNREAIAELDKAISKYPNSLYRDDVIFQKAQINMEESNYQAARNGFSALIDQSPNSPFVPFALEGRAIANYSLKNYDQTINDYQRILNKYPNSSNADAALVGLQEALTLQGRSGEFSNYLSEYKKANPSNESLQSVEFESAKNLFFSQSYQQAIQAFDNYLKAYPNSGNKQEAYFFMGDAYYRSGQKEKALVTFYDLEKMGASSHRSKAIQKIAEIELENKQYRKAIPYFLSSAKVARDRIEEYEAFKGLMTAYYEISNFDSASFFADKVIALGDITTDAQANAQLIKAKSLIKTGNTAGAQDELMALINESESIQGAEALYLLASSLKDAENYTQSNETIFSFSNKYAVYDYWYGKCFLLLAQNYLALNENFQAKATLESIVENSENEEIKKEAQELLVTIQ